One window of the Triticum dicoccoides isolate Atlit2015 ecotype Zavitan chromosome 3B, WEW_v2.0, whole genome shotgun sequence genome contains the following:
- the LOC119275560 gene encoding uncharacterized protein LOC119275560 translates to MFDTDPDLWIAVAAMQFEGPAARWLSSVQHKFVRASWDEFCAAVLARFGRNQHKSLVRKLYRLQQTGSVEEYIAQFSELMDQLTAYEPDPDMLHYTTRFIDGLKHTVRMVVAVQRPADLDAAYSIAAVQEEVADCESEYTHSSRRASYSNPSRQYKQSTEHKVPIEVRVPETQKVTSVPEDKLATLKAYRRVKGLCYICGERWGRDHKCNNTVQLHVVQEILEFCATDPVESDDSEVDLMVLSAETQTSDPSNSAIRLTCQVGGQEVVFLLDSGSSHSFLSDRLAGHLVGQQPLSKVQKVRIAGGGQLECSSWIPNCGWSVGGHQFVNDFKILPLQHYDGIIGMDWLSAQGTMSVNWLQKWLSFDYKGTKVVLQGDLPSECEFIVVELQLIQDTQETKVTVMEDVPEEIQQVIASFADIFEEPTGLPPRRSCDHKIPLVEGARPVNIRPYRYSLSKRQK, encoded by the coding sequence ATGTTCGACACAGATCCTGATCTTTGGATTGCAGTAGCAGCTATGCAATTTGAAGGACCAGCAGCGCGTTGGCTCTCATCAGTACAACATAAGTTTGTTCGAGCATCATGGGATGAGTTTTGTGCTGCCGTCCTTGCTCGCTTTGGGCGCAATCAGCATAAATCACTTGTGCGCAAATTGTACAGGCTGCAACAGACAGGATCTGTGGAGGAATACATTGCTCAATTCTCAGAGTTGATGGATCAGTTGACCGCTTATGAACCTGATCCTGATATGTTACACTATACCACGCGTTTTATTGATGGTCTGAAACACACTGTCAGGATGGTGGTTGCAGTACAAAGGCCTGCTGATTTAGATGCAGCTTATTCCATTGCCGCCGTGCAAGAAGAGGTTGCTGATTGTGAATCAGAGTACACTCATTCCAGCAGGCGAGCTAGTTACTCCAATCCATCTCGGCAGTATAAACAGTCAACTGAACATAAAGTGCCAATTGAGGTCCGAGTACCTGAAACACAAAAGGTCACTTCAGTTCCTGAGGACAAGTTAGCCACTCTCAAGGCTTACAGGAGGGTAAAAGGTTTGTGTTACATATGTGGTGAGAGGTGGGGCAGAGATCACAAGTGCAATAATACAGTGCAACTGCATGTTGTGCAGGAGATATTGGAATTTTGTGCTACTGATCCTGTGGAATCTGATGATAGTGAAGTGGATTTGATGGTATTATCTGCAGAAACACAAACATCTGATCCGTCTAACAGTGCTATTCGACTCACTTGTCAAGTTGGAGGACAGGAAGTAGTCTTCTTATTGGACTCTGGTAGCTCACATTCATTTCTCAGTGACAGATTGGCAGGTCATTTAGTGGGTCAGCAACCTTTGAGCAAGGTGCAGAAAGTCAGGATCGCTGGAGGAGGACAACTGGAATGCTCTTCTTGGATTCCTAACTGTGGATGGTCAGTGGGAGGACATCAGTTTGTTAATGATTTCAAAATCCTACCTCTGCAACATTATGATGGGATTATTGGGATGGATTGGCTCTCAGCTCAGGGAACTATGAGCGTTAATTGGTTACAAAAATGGCTATCCTTTGATTACAAGGGCACAAAAGTGGTTCTACAAGGAGATCTGCCATCTGAGTGTGAATTCATTGTGGTAGAACTACAACTTATCCAAGACACACAAGAAACAAAAGTGACTGTGATGGAGGATGTACCTGAAGAAATTCAACAAGTCATTGCTTCCTTTGCTGATATTTTTGAGGAACCTACTGGTCTTCCTCCTCGTCGCTCATGTGATCACAAAATACCACTGGTGGAGGGAGCTCGTCCTGTTAACATTAGACCATACAGGTATTCCCTGAGCAAAAGACAGAAATAG